From one Macaca nemestrina isolate mMacNem1 chromosome 5, mMacNem.hap1, whole genome shotgun sequence genomic stretch:
- the LOC105474493 gene encoding T-complex protein 11 homolog isoform X4, giving the protein MKTRAAPRTPLPILLSLLLPRQNRLRTEIEEALDTDLLKQEAEQGALKVLCLSKYVLNMMALLCAPLRDEAVQKLENITDPVWLLRGIFQVLGLMKMDMVNYTIQSLQPHLQEHSIQYERAKFQELLNKQPSLLNHTTKWLTQAAADLTVSPPTCPDTSDSSSLAGPSPNEATNNSEPLSPTMVLCQGFLNLLLWDPENEEFPETLLMDRTRLQELKSQLHQLTIMASVLLVASSFSGSVLFGSPQFVDKLKRITKSLLEDFHSRPEEAILTVSEQVSQEIHQSLKNMGLVALSSDNTASLMGQLQNIAKKENCVHSVIDQRIRLFLKCCLVLGVQRSLLDLPGGLTLIEAELAELGQKFVNLTHHNQQVFGPYYTEILETLISPTQALETKVESV; this is encoded by the exons ATCTTGCTATCACTGCTATTACCACGCCAGAACCGCCTGAGAACTGAGATTGAAGAAGCTCTGGACACGGACTTGCTCAAGCAGGAGGCAGAACAGGGGGCTCTGAAAGTCCTCTGTCTCTCTAAGTATGTTCTCAACATGATGGCTTTGCTGTGTGCACCACTTCGAGATGAAGCAGTGCAGAAACTAGAAAACATTACGGATCCTGTTTGGCTACTGAG AGGAATCTTCCAGGTTCTGGGCCTGATGAAAATGGACATGGTGAACTACACTATCCAGAGCCTTCAACCCCACCTGCAGGAACATTCCATTCAGTATGAACGGGCTAAATTCCAGGAACTCCTCAATAAGCAGCCTA GTCTCCTTAATCACACCACCAAATGGCTGACCCAAGCAGCAGCAGACCTTACCGTGTCACCTCCGACTTGCCCAGACACTTCTGACTCCTCCAGCCTGGCTGGCCCCTCTCCCAATGAGGCAACCAACAACTCAGAGCCCCTCAGCCCCACAATGGTGCTGTGTCAGGGCTTCCTGAACCTCCTTCTCTGGGACCCTGAAAATGAAGAGTTCCCTGAG ACCTTGCTGATGGACAGAACCCGGCTGCAGGAGCTGAAGTCCCAGTTGCATCAGTTAACCATCATGGCCTCAGTCTTGCTGGTGGCCAGTAGTTTCTCTGGCAGTGTTTTGTTTGGCTCACCCCAATTTGTAGATAAACTGAAACGCATAACCAAATCCCTGTTGGAAGACTTTCACTCCAG GCCTGAGGAAGCTATACTGACTGTGAGTGAACAGGTATCTCAGGAAATCCATCAAAGCCTCAAGAATATGGGCCTTGTTGCTCTGAGCAGTGACAATACAGCATCTCTGATGGGACAGCTCCAGAACATTGCCAAGAAGGAGAACTGTGTCCACAGTGTTATTG ATCAGCGAATCCGTTTGTTTCTCAAATGCTGTTTGGTTCTTGGTGTGCAGCGGTCTCTGTTGGACCTTCCTGGAGGTCTTACTCTCATTGAAGCAGAACTGGCAGAACTGGGCCAAAAGTTTGTCAACTTGACACATCACAATCAGCAGGTGTTTGGTCCCTACTACACTGAGATCCTAGAAACCCTCATCTCCCCAACCCAGGCACTGGAAACAAAAGTGGAGTCTGTTTGA
- the LOC105474493 gene encoding T-complex protein 11 homolog isoform X5 produces the protein MMALLCAPLRDEAVQKLENITDPVWLLRGIFQVLGLMKMDMVNYTIQSLQPHLQEHSIQYERAKFQELLNKQPSLLNHTTKWLTQAAADLTVSPPTCPDTSDSSSLAGPSPNEATNNSEPLSPTMVLCQGFLNLLLWDPENEEFPETLLMDRTRLQELKSQLHQLTIMASVLLVASSFSGSVLFGSPQFVDKLKRITKSLLEDFHSRPEEAILTVSEQVSQEIHQSLKNMGLVALSSDNTASLMGQLQNIAKKENCVHSVIDQRIRLFLKCCLVLGVQRSLLDLPGGLTLIEAELAELGQKFVNLTHHNQQVFGPYYTEILETLISPTQALETKVESV, from the exons ATGATGGCTTTGCTGTGTGCACCACTTCGAGATGAAGCAGTGCAGAAACTAGAAAACATTACGGATCCTGTTTGGCTACTGAG AGGAATCTTCCAGGTTCTGGGCCTGATGAAAATGGACATGGTGAACTACACTATCCAGAGCCTTCAACCCCACCTGCAGGAACATTCCATTCAGTATGAACGGGCTAAATTCCAGGAACTCCTCAATAAGCAGCCTA GTCTCCTTAATCACACCACCAAATGGCTGACCCAAGCAGCAGCAGACCTTACCGTGTCACCTCCGACTTGCCCAGACACTTCTGACTCCTCCAGCCTGGCTGGCCCCTCTCCCAATGAGGCAACCAACAACTCAGAGCCCCTCAGCCCCACAATGGTGCTGTGTCAGGGCTTCCTGAACCTCCTTCTCTGGGACCCTGAAAATGAAGAGTTCCCTGAG ACCTTGCTGATGGACAGAACCCGGCTGCAGGAGCTGAAGTCCCAGTTGCATCAGTTAACCATCATGGCCTCAGTCTTGCTGGTGGCCAGTAGTTTCTCTGGCAGTGTTTTGTTTGGCTCACCCCAATTTGTAGATAAACTGAAACGCATAACCAAATCCCTGTTGGAAGACTTTCACTCCAG GCCTGAGGAAGCTATACTGACTGTGAGTGAACAGGTATCTCAGGAAATCCATCAAAGCCTCAAGAATATGGGCCTTGTTGCTCTGAGCAGTGACAATACAGCATCTCTGATGGGACAGCTCCAGAACATTGCCAAGAAGGAGAACTGTGTCCACAGTGTTATTG ATCAGCGAATCCGTTTGTTTCTCAAATGCTGTTTGGTTCTTGGTGTGCAGCGGTCTCTGTTGGACCTTCCTGGAGGTCTTACTCTCATTGAAGCAGAACTGGCAGAACTGGGCCAAAAGTTTGTCAACTTGACACATCACAATCAGCAGGTGTTTGGTCCCTACTACACTGAGATCCTAGAAACCCTCATCTCCCCAACCCAGGCACTGGAAACAAAAGTGGAGTCTGTTTGA